In Thermococcus profundus, the genomic stretch CTTGCCGTAAGCGGCCTCTCCGGCCAGCTGGTAATGGAGAACCTTGAGGTCTTCGGCCATGTGGAGATACGGAGGAGCAGGCTCAGATCACCTGAGTTTATACACGTGAGGATCGAGAGCAACCTGATCCTGAGGGGATCATCCTTTATAGCGGACCCCTCGTGGAACATAACGGTACTGCCGAACCTGCCGATAGAACTCATCATTGGCGGTTTTATGATCGTTGAGGACTGCGAGTTCAGCAATCCCCACGCGGCTGAGGTCTTCTACCGCCTCGCCAGAACGAGCTGGGAAAGGAGCGGGGATTTCGAGAAAGCCGATGAGTACTACTATCTTGAGATGGTCGCTAAAAGAAAGATAAAATCCCTTGGGCGGAGAAGAGGGTGGAGGAAGATACTTCAGAGGCTTGAGGTCGCCTTCGAGTGGCTCTTCGCTGATTTGACCTGCAAGTACGGAACCGACTGGAAGAGGCCCGTTATAATCTGGATCATTGCAGTCAACGTGCTCTTTCCGATCCTCTTTTACGCGACGGAAAGCGTGGAGGGTATCTCTGGGGCAATGGGATCCCTGGACTACGAATACTTCAGCATAGTCACTGCCACCACCCTCGGCTACGGAGACTACCACCCGATAGGTGTTGGCAGGGCCATCGCCTCCCTTGAAGCGCTCTTCGGAATGTTCATGTGGGCGGTATTCCTCACGGTCTTCGCGAGGAAGTACATGAGGTAGAAACCTTTAAGCTACCTAGGCGTTCTACACTCCGGGGATACGTATGACGGAGAAAAGACTAAGAGTGGGCCTCGTAGTCAATCCCATAGCCGGAATGGGGGGAAAGGTGGCCCTAAAGGGAACCGATGGCGTTGTCGAGGAGGCTATAAGGCGTGGGGCCAGACCAATCGCCCCCGACGTGGCGAGGCTTTTTCTGAACGAGCTCAGCAACTACGAGGAAAATGAGCGGATAGAGTTCCTGACGGGCCCTGACGGACTCGGTGAGGATATAATACGGGAGTTCGAGTTTCCCCACGAGGTCATAATGCACAGGGAGATAGGCTACCGGGAGGTTCTGGGAGTCAAAATTCCTGACACAAGCGGCGACGATACGAAGGAGCTTGTAAGAAGGATGCTCGGAGCGGTTGACATCATAGTCTTTGCCGGCGGTGATGGAACCGCCAGGGACGTCCATTCCGTTGCTGACAAAAAAGTTCCGATCCTCGGTGTGCCGACCGGTGTAAAGATGTTCTCCGGGGTCTTCGCGGCTTCTCCAGAGGACGCAGCGAGGCTCGTCGTCGAGTTCCTCAAGGGAAACGCGGAGCTTGTCGAGAGGGACGTCATGGATCTCGACGAGAACGCCTTCAGGCACGACGAGGTGAAGCCGAAGCACTACGGAAAAGCCCTGACGCCCTACGCGGAGCTGCTCCTCCAGGGCGCTAAGGAGCCCACCAAGACCGACGAGGCAGAGGACGCGGATTCCATGATACGGGCCCTCGCGGAGGAGCTTGAGGACGGCGTTTACTTCCTGGGGGCAGGTTCAACGGTCAAAAAACTAAAAGATCTCCTCGGCATAAACGGCACTCTCCTGGGCGTCGACGTTGTTGAGATAAAGGACGGGAAGGCGAGGCTTCTTGTTAAAGATGCGGCCGAGAAAGACCTCCTGAAGTTCGTTGACCGGAATCCAAAGATAGTGGTCACCGTTATAGGCGGGCTGGGCTTCCTCTTCGGCAGGGGCAACCAGCAGTTCTCGGCGGAGGTTCTGAGGCACATACCCAAGGAGAACATCATAGTCGTCGCCACGCCCTCAAAGCTGAGAAACGGCATCGTGAGGGTCTATACTGGGGATAAGGAGGTCGACGAAAAGCTCAGAGGGTACATGAAAGTCCGCGTTAGCCCCTGGATGGAGAGGATGGTGAAGGTGGTTTGAGCGGACGAACCAGAAGCCGTTTATACAACCTCCCCCTATTCTTAACCTGTGATGCGTATGAAGTACAGCCGCATAGCGGTTCGACTTTTCGAGAGGGAGGGCCAGGATGTATTCTACGACCCCGTTTACCACGGCAGAACCCTCAAGGTCTTCGGAATGGACGAGTGGCCTGGAAAGGCCCTCCAGTACTTTGTGGGAAAGTACTGGGAGATAGGCTACGGGACGGTGGTCTTCGACACCACAGGGACTTTTCGAGAGGAAGGCTTTGACACGGTAATTAAAGTGAAGGACGGTGAAGGAACGGGCCTTGATCCGCTGGCCCTTGCTTCGAAGGGCATCTTGGACGGCTACACTGCGGCCACAATAGTTCAGACTATCTACGGCCTCGACAGAACACTCACCGAGAGGCTCTACGCGGACTTCCTCTCGGGAAAGGTCAAGAGCGTTCCGGAGGCGGCGAAGTCGGAGAACAAGTACTCAGAGGTCATTCAGGAAAGCTACACCCCCCTTGACGAGGCTTTTTACAGGGGAAATGCTCCCGAGTTCGGTAAAAACATTTTAGTGAACCTGGGGGAGACGTACAGCGTAAGCCTCGCGGGAATGGCTTTTCTGATAATGGGCGCGGTCATCAGAACGAGAAGAAACGTAATGGTGGGTGTTAACGACGCCGCCGTTCTCGCATACACGGAGATAGGCAGCGCCGCTGTGCCTCTGATAACCAAGCCCCTGAGGAGGAGGGTGGCGATTCTGGCAACACAGTACGCCCTTGAGAGCGTGATGAACCTGGCCGGCCCGAGCCTGCTACTCTACCACGATCCGGACACTCAGAGCGTCGTCTACGAGACCAACGGGGTTCCCCCGGGTCCGATGAGGAAGTACGTCCACAAGGGGCAGGCGGCATTTATATACCGCACGCCGGAAACGATAGACGTGGAGTGGGGGAGATGGCTTTCTAACCCCCCAGGTTCTTTACCAGCTCCTCCATAACCCCGAGGAAGGTCTCGACCTCTTCAGAGCTGTTGTAAACGTGGAACGAGGCCCTAACAGTGCCGTTTATTCCGAGCTTCTTCATCACCGGCAGGGCGCAGTGGTGGCCGGAGCGGACCATTATGCCGTGTTCGTCGAGGACAGCGGCAACGTCATGCGGGTGGAGCGGGGGAACGTTGAAGCTCACCACCCCGGCGTGCTTCTCCATGTCCCTCGGCCCGTACCACGGAACCTCAAGTTCGTCGAGACCCTCGGTGATGCGCTTTACCAGCTTGTGCTCCTGCCTCTCGATTTTTTCTATCCCAATCCTCTTGATGTACCTTATTCCCGTAGCGAGCCCTATGGCTCCCCCTATGTTCGGAGTGCCGGCTTCAAAGCGCTCGGGTGGTTCGGCCAGCCTGTAGTTCTCAAGCCACACGTCCTCTATCGTCCCGCCGCCTATGAGGGGCGGTTCAAACATATCGAAGACCTCCTCGTTTACGTAGAGCACCCCAATCCCGGTCGGTCCCATTGGCCCCTTATGGCCAGAAAAACCAAGAAAGTCCGCGTGGAGTTTTCTCACAT encodes the following:
- a CDS encoding potassium channel family protein, which translates into the protein MCEYVYANGKKCRLKPLEGSKFCPLHVPYEEGESLLGDGIREIKRKKFEERLKAGRSYFEGVYLYDAVVKDFNSEKAIVFKNSHVKTLIIEGSTLKGLIVVNSKIERVIIFETKVEMLFFKGSEIFGLNILRVDFTGHISIRDLEVRYLMINSTRYVRDGEGGEEEAYGEKKGIIGTIELSGLKNVRRIGINTRYPLLRKILEEHGVSVSENRERMVRVVSLILRDVSFDVSPRFKRQVRLAVSGLSGQLVMENLEVFGHVEIRRSRLRSPEFIHVRIESNLILRGSSFIADPSWNITVLPNLPIELIIGGFMIVEDCEFSNPHAAEVFYRLARTSWERSGDFEKADEYYYLEMVAKRKIKSLGRRRGWRKILQRLEVAFEWLFADLTCKYGTDWKRPVIIWIIAVNVLFPILFYATESVEGISGAMGSLDYEYFSIVTATTLGYGDYHPIGVGRAIASLEALFGMFMWAVFLTVFARKYMR
- a CDS encoding ATP-NAD kinase family protein; the encoded protein is MTEKRLRVGLVVNPIAGMGGKVALKGTDGVVEEAIRRGARPIAPDVARLFLNELSNYEENERIEFLTGPDGLGEDIIREFEFPHEVIMHREIGYREVLGVKIPDTSGDDTKELVRRMLGAVDIIVFAGGDGTARDVHSVADKKVPILGVPTGVKMFSGVFAASPEDAARLVVEFLKGNAELVERDVMDLDENAFRHDEVKPKHYGKALTPYAELLLQGAKEPTKTDEAEDADSMIRALAEELEDGVYFLGAGSTVKKLKDLLGINGTLLGVDVVEIKDGKARLLVKDAAEKDLLKFVDRNPKIVVTVIGGLGFLFGRGNQQFSAEVLRHIPKENIIVVATPSKLRNGIVRVYTGDKEVDEKLRGYMKVRVSPWMERMVKVV
- a CDS encoding cysteine desulfurase; this translates as MRIPEDVRKDIPLTSEVIYFDNTATSLTPKPVVEAMNEYYLKYRANVHRGVHRLSQMATHKYEESRKVVADFINAKFEEIVFTKNTSESLNLVALGLEHLFKKGDKIVTTPYEHHSDLLPWQRLAKKKGLRLEFIEGDNKGNLDLDNAEKKIKGAKLVAVQHVSNALGVIHEVEELGRMAKEEGAVFVVDAAQSAGHMEVDVRKLHADFLGFSGHKGPMGPTGIGVLYVNEEVFDMFEPPLIGGGTIEDVWLENYRLAEPPERFEAGTPNIGGAIGLATGIRYIKRIGIEKIERQEHKLVKRITEGLDELEVPWYGPRDMEKHAGVVSFNVPPLHPHDVAAVLDEHGIMVRSGHHCALPVMKKLGINGTVRASFHVYNSSEEVETFLGVMEELVKNLGG